The Romeriopsis navalis LEGE 11480 sequence TGCCAGCATCGGTGGTGCCTTGGGAATTGCCCGCACCGACGACAGTATGGAGTTCGTCGATAAACAGCACCACTTCGCCATCGGAATCCATCACTTCCTTGAGCACTGTGCGTAGTCGTTCTTCAAATTCGCCGCGATACTTGGCTCCGGCGATGAGTGACCCCATATCGAGGGAGACCAGGGTTTTATCTTGCAGCGATTCGGGCACATCACCATTAATCATCCGTTGGGCCAAGCCCTCGGCGATCGCGGTTTTCCCCACACCGGGTTCCCCAATCAGCACGGGATTGTTCTTGGTGCGCCGTGACAGAATCCGGATCACCCGCCGAATTTCCTCATCCCGGCCGACCACGGGGTCGATTTTGCCGGCCTTCGCGAGTTCCGTTAGATCACGTCCATAACGCTTTAATGCGGGTTCATTCAGATCCTGAACTGTTTTACTGCCGGGAACGGCGGGCTTTTGAGTGGCTGTTTTGACTTCTTTGATGGCGGTTTCGAGCTGTTCACTACCGACGCCGTAGGCTCGCCATAGGCGTCCACCGACTCGGGTGTCGGTGGTGAAGCCGATGAGTAAGTGCTCGACCCCGATGGTTTTATCCTGCCAACTGTTGCGTGTGACCTCGGCCCGATCGAGTAATTTCTCGATGCTGTAGCCTACGTAGAGTTGTTCGACGGAGCCGAGACTGGGTTGTCGTCGGGCAAAATCATCGATTTGTTGGAATAGCTGCTGTGATTCGATGCCCACTTTGGTCAGCACGGGGCCGCTGATGCCATCGGACTGTTCTAGCAATGCAATGATCAGGTGTTCGACTTCCAGATTCTGATGCTTGTAGCGGCGCACCACATCTTGGGACTGGACGATCGCCTCCCAGGCTTTGTCGGTAAATTTGTTGGGATCGGTGGGTTGCATTGGCTAGTGATACTAAGGGCAGTGATGAATGGTAGCGGGTAGCGACGTTATCACGGTGGAATATCCATTTTACGAGGTTTCCGTCGGATAGCACCGCCGAGAAGTTTGCCTAGAAATCTACCACAACTCGAAAAGCCCATTGCCAGATGGTTTTTCCGCGTCGGTTATCTGGGTTACTGACAATTTGCAGTGACGGAATCAAATTGATTTTGTCATTAATTAAGAAGCTGAAGTAGGCTTCGGTGTTGGTTTGTGTCGCATTGCCAAAGTCCGACTCGACAAATGGTTGACCGATGGCGATCCCAGCTTTTGAGCCCGTAATCAGAAAATTCCGCAGGGTCGCACCCACCATCCAACTACGGGGATTGAGGTCAAGATCTTCAAACCGGCGGAGATTAAATCCGGCATAGCGGCCGAACCCCAGTCGGCCAAAGACCGCAATTTCCCGGCGGATGGCCCATTCGGCATTGAGTCCAACGGCATTAATATCCATGCCATTAATCTGGGCGTTGGTGTATTGCAGCCGGACGGCGACATCTTTGCGCGGCTGATATTCGGCTTCGATGGTGGCCTGATACCGATCACCGAACAACCCACCCGTGGTTTGAGGCAAAGGCGCTGATACCCCTTGGGCCGCTGCGATATTTGTTACAACATTATTTGACTGAGGGCGATCGGCATCGGCGGCGGCATAGATTCCCCGCAGACTGATTTGCGGCGTGATTTTCCAGTCAGCAGCAACGCCGGCTCCGCCCAATTGATCAATTTCGTTTTGGACAATCAGGGGATTGTTGGCAAAGAAACTGGAGGCAAAATTGCGGCCGGAACTGTTCGCGAAGCGGTTGCGATCGACAAAATCGCTTGGCGGGAGATTACTCCCGATGGCGACCCGGACAGCTTGGCTGACAGGGAATTCGTAATACAGTTTGCGAATGCGGCCCTGAGTTGCGGTGCCGGTTTCGATCAAGCCACCCCCATCGGCGATCGCCCCGACGCTGCCGAGGGCATTCCCCTGTTCTTCCTGGGCTTTGGCGATCGCATCGCGGCCGTTGTTGCCAAATTCCAATTGGGTCACGAGTTGGTCCGTGCCCCGGAAGCTCGATCGCAGATTCAGGCGGATACGGGAAAGCGTTGTCGTGTTCGCGCCGGTCCCGTCAGTCAGGCTTTGAACAATTTGGGTCTGGAGTTTGGTGGTCGGCGAAACATTTTGTTTGACGAGTCGATCACTGCGTTCTTCCAACCCATTCAATTCGGCCCGGCCGTCTTGACGCGGCAATCCCCGCATCCGG is a genomic window containing:
- a CDS encoding iron uptake porin; the protein is MIKISLGIVSSLGISSGAHAQTISPNLLPETEPTNPQTLPIADPLMQSVPSVQIFSDVTPDDWAYEYVKTLNERYNLKIGDADGKFRGNEPLTRYEFASVLAQVLKRVEIFRDQEQEELNALQRLLNSYRDALTSLRIRMRGLPRQDGRAELNGLEERSDRLVKQNVSPTTKLQTQIVQSLTDGTGANTTTLSRIRLNLRSSFRGTDQLVTQLEFGNNGRDAIAKAQEEQGNALGSVGAIADGGGLIETGTATQGRIRKLYYEFPVSQAVRVAIGSNLPPSDFVDRNRFANSSGRNFASSFFANNPLIVQNEIDQLGGAGVAADWKITPQISLRGIYAAADADRPQSNNVVTNIAAAQGVSAPLPQTTGGLFGDRYQATIEAEYQPRKDVAVRLQYTNAQINGMDINAVGLNAEWAIRREIAVFGRLGFGRYAGFNLRRFEDLDLNPRSWMVGATLRNFLITGSKAGIAIGQPFVESDFGNATQTNTEAYFSFLINDKINLIPSLQIVSNPDNRRGKTIWQWAFRVVVDF